The Perca fluviatilis chromosome 3, GENO_Pfluv_1.0, whole genome shotgun sequence nucleotide sequence GACATAGAAATATTTTAGCAGAGTGCTTGGCATCTAGCCTGTTTTGTTTATCACACTGACAAAACGATCCTTACAAACAGCCTATTTTAGTTACTTGTATGTGCTGGAAATGTCCTTGGCAAGCCCTAATAGTGGCAATTGTGTCTTTCTGGTGGATCACATAGGGAATGACAGCCTGATACGGTGGAGCGAGAAACCTAAAGAGATCAAATAAAATGATAGTCAGTCACCGGTGATTCCTGTGCCCTTTTGCAGTAGACTGTGTATCATGCACCAAAGAACAACTCAGATGTCTCATCCTTAACAGTCACATACTGTGCTAATACTTACGCTGCAAAAACTACTGAAGTGGAACTGCTCATTTGTAGCTAGTCTTTACCATCCAATTCTATTTGCCGTCCCCTCACCAAATATTATGAGCATATGTCAAAAAACCTTTAGCATTGACTCATGTAatagtattttattattttgatcaTGCCAATGTGGCACGTCAGAAGACTTCTGGCAACcagctttttgttgcttttgttgtGTCAGCTTTAGTTTAGAGGCGCCGCCACCGATTCAAGCTGCTTCTCTTTTTTGAGCCTGTCATCACATCTACTTTGTACCGCATCTTTGTGTTGCTTTTTGGTTGTCATCATATTACTGTACTCCTTCACTTATGCTTCCACCATACATGTGAAAGTGTATACATGTGAAGCATCGTTTTGTGTTTGTTCAAGTACGGTGCCTCTATTGAATTTTGTGCATCACAATTTCACATTAATGCATACTAAATGTAGTCGACCTTGGGTGCTGTATGTGCAATGTGTGCCTGTTAATGTGCCTGTGTTTTTGCCACTctaggagagggagaggaggaggcaaCATATAATGCTGATGAAGGCTGTTGAGGCTCGCAAGAAAGCAGAGGTAGCCCATATgcacacaaataaatgcagacatacacacacagtccactCCATAAAAAGAGCCTAAGTCATTATTCCCTGGCTGGATTCctgctttctctttttttggttcactcttttcttccattcatttttttttctacacacTTACCAAGTCAAAAGATTCTGGCCCTCAAGCACTTTTCTTTTGAATGCACAGCAGCATTAGGCTGAATTCTAATACTGCTCAGCAAAGTCAAGTAAACCTTCTTGtctgttttcacacacacacgcacactttgCTTCCTTAATGCTCTCTTGAATTTTGGACTCTCCAGGAGCGTGAGCGCTTGCGGCAGGAAAAAAGGGATGAGAAGCGACTGAACAAAGAGCGTAAACTGGAGCAACGAAGGCTGGAGCTGGAGATAGCGAGGGAACTGAAGAAGCCAAATGAAGACATGTGTCTGTCTGATCATAAGGTAGTTAAGATAGTAGCTGTCAGTGTTGCGGGTGTGAAGTTGATCacctaaaaaaattataatcaaATTTTAGTCTAAACACACTTTAATGTAATGTAGATTGTCAGTTTTTTCTCATTTAAGTGCTGTTAAATACATTGACTCCTTGGCAGGAGGGTGGCACAGTCACAAAATTCCTgtcagttattattattattattattattattattattatcattatcattatcattatcattattattattattattattattattattattattattattttaagtttaACATTTCCTGAGGGGCAGTACTAACGATAAAACCACATGGTAGTGAGCAATTTTATGTGTGGAGTTATGTGCCCTCAAGTGGTTAAAGTAGAGTACTGCATAATGTAAAAAAGATGCAGTCATTACCATAAATTGGAAAGCACCATCTTGATAACAGTCAACAGATGTGAGATATAATGACAGCGTTTTACCCATTTTCCCATAGATGTTAAAATCATAGATTTCTGTAGTCTACATTGGAtttaatgtctctctctctctcacacatagtAACACATACAACAACACTCCTAATTTTGCCCACTTTCCTTTGCAGCCTCTCCCCGAGTTCTCCCGGATTCCTGGACTCATCTTACCAGGACGTGCCGTGTCTGACTGCCTGATGCTGATGCAGTTCCTGCGAGGCTTCGGGAAGGTTTTGGGGCTTGATTTGAATGCGGATGTGCCTACCCTGGGCATGCTCCAGGAGGGCTTGCTCAACGTGGGGGACAGCATGGGCCAAGTCCAAGACCTTCTGGTCAAACTGCTTTCTCTGGCAGTCTGTGATCCCGGTTTGCCACCTGGACAAAAGGTGAGCTAGTTCAAAGTTTATCAAGGCATGCATCGTACTTATGTATAATTTTGAACCATTGGGGCAAGCTTGAGAATAACACTTGAGAGGGAAATGTGTCACTTATTGCTCTATCTGGTAGTTTTAGTTTACAGCATTAAAATACATAAGGTTTATAAGTATTGTTAGACATTGTTTTACAAACGTAAGTTAAACTCCATAAATATTAGTGGTGTCAACAATAATCGATTCGCCGATGCATTGCAATGCGGGGCATGCACGATTCAGCATCGATGCGGCAAagtgccataatcgattatgtcactgtttattttctggccttgagtggacaataaagttgtaaagtttcaattacttctgtatcaaagatacaggagagtgataatacacacatagcagCCAATAAAATCTGTAGTTCAATATCCTCTCAAGGATCACTGTCCCGTTGAAgggacactgcgtcgctgtaacctcgataaaacttccactcatgagcgtttttataactttaaagcattaaatcttccaaatatacacaccaattgaaagcttagcctctaaaacaattcagccataatctgcgcagctgtcgagagtgcatccatacctgttttcgttgtcctttcagcaacaaagtggtatgttGCCCAAAACTTGATTGTCATAAATctccaagagtccaaggaaatgtaatatccaagctttatattccaaaacgatctgttcgcctcacaatgttgaagtttctggccgaatcacaaggGAAAAACGCGAAACaattttccatttccgcacttgttatcgccgctagcttctctgcccagcttgctacatgCTCAAAGTGATATGAGCCAgtccgttcaggtttgcctctgatatggccaatgaaagcggacaagccgatgacagCAAATCGGACAGacatttctgtagaaaaatcaatttttgagtcttttggcATCTGGATTTTTTCTATAATAACCTGAGACATGTTGCTATGGCCtgggtgtatctgtatatcaccagatgtgtttacagtattttattttgatcattttacagatgtatgacttggatggaaataaaaaacctccattttagcctctgtaactctgtgtcagtaaggcctagaatcaccctgacacttgtaacaaaaaaatttagagtgtttcctttccaatgatgtcaggcacaccccagagtgtcaaagtatgtgggagctgtaccacttttaatttgggtatgtcgtttagacaAAAAAGCATGAAATTTCAGCCGAATCTTAACAGGATATCTGACTGATTGCGTCATGACTGatgaaaaatttgccttgttgtgtgcagtagaattttgatgcatcgcaatgcatcgtagaatcgaattgaatcgaatcgttacCTGGTGAATTGTGAATTGTGTGCCAATGCACACCCCTAATAAATATGTTACATTGCTTAAATTTAAAATATCCATCAACATGTTATGTTGTTACATGTTACATGTTATATATATCATATGTATAGACCTTACACTTACTAAAGCACCTACAATATTATGTCACTTAAAGGTTAATGCACCAGTCATTAATTTACTCTGAAAGAGACTAATTCTTAGAATGGGTACTTTTACATTTGATACTTTGATATTAATAACTCATTTTAAGCCCAATTTAAATGCAGGACTACATTGGACTGGAAGTagcattgtttttatttcatgggAATATTGCTATTTTTGATATTAGTGTTTAGATTTAAGATGTAAGGACTTTTTTCCTGCATTGTGAATAAATGCATACTCAATCCACTTAAAGCAATCAAGTAAGGGTTCATCAAGTTTACTTTATTTGTCGTCCTTTCCTCCTCTATCAGACTAAAACCATGCTTGGGGACCACCTGACCAATGTTGGCATCAACAGGGATAATGTGTCTGAGGTGCTACAGATGTACATGGGAGCCCATTGTGCCAATACAGAGCTGGCCCCTCTGGCCCTCAGTCTAAAGACCAAGGCCTTCCAGGCTCACAAGCCTACCCAGAAGGCCTCAATCCTGGGCTTCCTGGCTAATGAGCTGGCCTGCAGCAAAGCTGTTATCAGGTAGGAGATGCAGCTGAAACTGAAAAGTAAAGTGGGACCATCCAACTGTGCACTGTACTTGTTTTCTTAATATACTGTATTCTGCGTCAGTGTCACATTGTTGAATGGCTATAAAGTGGTCTACAATACTATCTTTACCTCTGGATTCACATAATTAAAagcacaaaatatatatattcatctaCCATGTTCTGTATGCATTTTATGTTGCTTAACACTGAAGTTATTTATTAGCCACTAGTGGTGTGTTTTATTGATGCAGTGGAAAATGCTTAACAAAGCTGCAGTAGGGAGCAGTAATTAGCAGTAGAGTCCTTTTtgattgtaatgaaattatGTATTAAGTATTAATTTGTGCTTCGGGGTACTAGCTTATTAAACTTTTTACTTTGGATAGAGATAGTTGCCAGCCTCCCTGAGCTTTTACTAAATACATTTGTTATTGCTTTCTAAAATTACCCAAAACATGGACGTACATCGGCACAACTGTAACTGACAGGATTGCGTTTCCTCTTCCAGTGAGATTGACAAGAACCTGGATCAGATGGCAAACATGAGGAAGGACAAGATCATTATGGAGGGAAAACTGAAGAAGTAAGTTTCCTttaatcctaaaaaaaaaaaataatgctttGATTTTCCCTACACTGTCACGCTGAACCTGTGTGTTTATGCAGGTTGAGGACCATTCATGCCAAACGTACTGGGAGGAGGGAGGCCAGTATGGGTGTTGAAGAGAACCAGTCTATTGGCACTCCGTCCTCTGCCGCCAAACGCAAGAGGAAACTGGGCGGAGACAGcgacgatgatgatgacgacgatGACGACAGTGATGAccaggcagaggaggaggaggatgaggaggaggaagaaatgAAGAAGGTTAAAAAAGTGGAGACATATGATgaggtaaaaacaaaaaatgcatctATAGATCTGctatccatttttattttttaaagattattttttttggtctttttcgtctttaatggacaggacagctaggtgagaaagagagggggaaaacatgcaggaaatcatcacaggttggacttgaaccctggacctctgcatcgaggcataaacctccatgtaaatgtgcacctgctctaccaactgagccatccCGGCCACATAGATCCACTATCTAAACTGACCTTGAAGGCTTGCTCACAGatatattttttgggcattttagacAGCTGAAGacctgaaaggggagagagagggggaatgacatgcagcaaagggcaggaaggtcggagtcgaacccacggccgctgcgtcgaacagtaaacctctatatatgggcgcgcgctctaccagatGAGCTGCCCAGGCACCCTTGCTCACAGacatttaatatgtttgttttgtcctgcCAGGATGAAGTCGACCAAGCCACCAGTCTGGAGGAGCTGGAGAAGCAGATAGAGAAATTAGCCAAGGTATGTTCTTCTTTGAAATGTCTTTAAAGTGCTGTGACAAAGGTAATACCCGTTAACATAAATTTATAAGGAATCAAAACATGAATGCATGGTTATTTGACACTGGTAATGTGTGATTAAAAACGGGACACACAGTGAGATTAAAAGAAAAGTTCCTTTGGAAGCAAGtatgaaaagataaataaataaagaatgaaaAAGTATTAATGCTATGTTTGTTTCCCACCAATATTGTACATGGTTATGCAGGACTTCACTGTATGTTGCCATGaagatgtgtttattttttaaatacaattcaATACAATGCATTAGAGGTAACACCACAAACACCTCCTACACTCTAGATAATGGATCAGATTACGAAAGATGATAAAATAGCTACACCCTCTAAATCCTTTATTATACTGTGTGTATTGAAAACAACCATGTGTTTTGTACTTTTTTATGAGCATGTACGCTGACATTGGGCTTTTTGCTAATGAAGGCATTAATTAGCTTAATAAATTATCTCATTAGCATAGCATGTCATGCTCAATATATCACAGTGATTACAAAAGAATGAGGAAGCATTGATTTCCTGAAGGTGTATACGTAACTCAAAATAACAAAGAAATCACAGAGTATGTCTTTTACCATTGCAGCAACATCATCAGACCAGGCGAAAGCTGTTTGAAATATCCCATTCTCTACGCTCCATGATGTATGGCCAAGACCGTTACCGCCGCCGGTACTGGGTACTTCCCCACTGCGGAGGGGTCTTCATTGAAGCCATGGAGAGTGGAGAAGGTAGTTacagtacaacacacactagaGTTTGATGAATTCCAATGTTAAGATACTTCAATTTGCTCATCTGATTGCATAGCACATTTTATGTTCAGtctggaaaataaaaatgatcagATTTTGATGTtgcaggaagaggaaggaagaaaTGTTGTAAATACAAGATTGTTAAGCTGCATGTTCAGCTGTTTTTTGGCAGTGTGAAATATGCTGATGATGTTTTAGTTTATCTTTATTCTCTACGACTAATTTGAGATTGCATCTGTAAACTATAGTAATCTAACACAACTCTACTTTTCTGCCAAAAGCAAGTGTAGAACGATGTCCCAGAATAATCAGCGGTCAGCTGTATTATCAACCACAGTAGTTGTGTTTTCAGCCACATTAACATTGGCCCTCTCATTTCCCTGCAGCTCCAGAGGAACTGGAGGAGGAGCgacagagaaggaggagagcgGCAGAGGAGGTCCAGGTCAAAGAGGAACCTCAGGAGATCGAGTTGCAGAAGGAGAACGCCACCAACCTCGATGGGCAGAGCATTAGAACACAAGGCTTGGAGCAAGAGAAcgaagaggaaaaggagaggaagaaaaacgCCACGGCCCTCTTCTACCAGCAGCCGGGCTACGATTCCAAACTGTGCACATTCCGGGACGACAGCAAGGACGTTGGCAAAGACACTGTGATGGCAGAGGACAAGGAGAGTCACCATGTGAGACAAAACGGCAGCCCTGTGGGCACTCCTGTTGTCACAAGCACAGTAACATCACCCTCCCCCATTCACAATACCTCTGAGCCGGCAGTAGCAAAAAAAACCTCCATGGTGACCATTAAAGACACTACAAACATCCCTCCCCTAGCCTCAACCTCTTTATCTGTCCCGTGCCTGCCAGTCCCACTTGAAAGCCCAGGGAACACTCCTCCAACCTCATCTCCGTACCTGTCATTCCAAGCCAACGACCAGCTACTCAGAGTCTTGACAGAGAGGAGCGGACACTGGTTCAGTCTGCTCCCTCGCAACCCCTGTGACGTCACTTCCATCACCACAACTCCTCCCGCAGCGCCCCGTGTGTCTCCCCAGGCCACCTCTACCCCAGCCAGGCCAAGATCCCCACCTCAGTCCCCTGCCCTGCCTCTCACCCCTTCTGCTGCTTCAGCCTCGGCCAGCCCGCACCACCCAGCTGGCCTCCTCAACTACCCACTATCAGCCCTGCAGGTGAGGCTGCTGGCCAGACACAAATAGAGACAGCTGTGTTCTGTACAGTTATTACTGCCATGTACCAGATCGCCATGCACTAGATCACCTAACCTGTGACTCGCAGTTTtatcctcctccacctccctcaCCCTTGACCcttgtttttcctcttttctccccAGGTGAAGGCAGGCGCTTCATTGCTAGGAGTTTCTTTCGGAAGCTGGCCCTGTGGCATGATAAGTCCCAGCCTGCCTCTGTGCAGCAGCCCTAGTCCCAGCCCCATGCTGGGTCACTCTCTGGAGGGCAACACAACAGCAAGTGTCTCCAGCAAGAGTGAATCCCCTTTACCTCGCATTGAAAAAACCTCATCCATACCCTCTCCTACCCTAGAGATGCCCAAATCCCTGGACCACACCACACCTCGGCCTATTCCAGATGGTgagtgaccaaaaaaaaaagcattgagaGAAATTAAAGTTGAGGCCCTAATGAACctccattttatttaattgaaaaggAATTCACCTGCCTGACAAAATTTAACTTGCATGAACAATCCAAGATAATTAGATTAGGGAACATTCTGCTCTGCTGTACGCAATTTCATGTGGGTATAACATGGCTGAGTGAAGCGCCTTTTTACAGTGATGTATGTTCAGTGTCTTGTAGTTTACGTGGCTGTTTGTGCTCATTGTCTCAGAGATGCTGACAGGGTGGTGGCGGGTGTCTGACATCGAGGAGCTGAGGGCTTTGGTCGGTGCTCTCCACAGCCGAGGAATGAGGGAGAAGGGCCTCCAGAGGCAAATGCAGAAATACACAGAGATCATCCCCCAGGTCTGCACCAAACACAAAGACGGTAAGTACCTCAACACCTCTGCTGAGTACATACTCACTGTATATAGCATATATTGGTACATATATATGTAGAAGGTAGATTATTTTTTATAGCAATAGATAAAGATTTTAAGTGCTTCAACTTAGTTCAACTTAGAAGCATGTCCTTGATGGTCCCTCAATACACATgcaaacactgtattatttatGACCAAGCTACTTGAATACCCGTGGATGTTTTGGCTACATTGCTCATGTGTTCACCTGCATCGGTgagcgtgtttgtgtgtttattcatGGCTGACTCTCTGATATCCCTCATGCCGTCCATCCAGTGGCCATGATCGAGCTGCATGAGCTGGAGGAGAGCCAGGTCAGTGTGGAGTCTGTGCGGGGCTGGTGTGTTGAGGAGCAGGCGATGGAGATGGACATTGCCGTGCTGCAGCAGGTAGAGGAGCTGGAGAGGAAGGTCACTGCAGCCAGCCTGCAGGTCAAGGTAAAACACTCAACACAACGCTACACATTTTGTTCGCGGTGTAAGAAACATGTTTAAACATTTAGAGTGGTGTCATCAAAGGCCAAAAGCCTAAACAGCCGATTTCCTCTCCCAGGGCTGGACATTTCCGGACCCTCAATCTGAGCGAGAGGACCTGGTGTATTACGAGCACAAGCCCCTCACCAAATTAACGCCAGCGTCTGCAAACGGGGGAGACAAGGACCCCAAGGAGCATCCTGAGGAGCGGGGGGAGAAGGGCGGGGTGATGCGTCACCTGGACAACCCGCTGGACATAGCAGTGACACGTCTGGCTGATCTGGAGCGCAACATCGAGAGAAGGTACCTGAGGAGCCCCTTAGGTACCACCATTCAGATCAGGCTGGATAATGTCGGTACGGTCACTGTCCCTGCCCCCGCCCCATCCACTAGTGCTGACAGGGAAGGGTAGGTCATTTCTCCAACCAAAGCTCCCCACTCTCCCACTAagaccctctcctctctctgtgtgtgctttaTGTTTCCCATACTACTCAAATAGTGAGGGTCTTTGCTGCTTTCACAGCATATTTTTGTGGTGGCTTGTTGCATTTTGGTTTCTTTGGTCTTGTGCAGTTTCTTGGGCGGGTTGGGGGACTCCACTCAGTTTCATTTCCTGTGTAGGCTTTGTTTACtggcttgttttctttttctgcggTCATCTGCATGGTGTCGTGCATCATTAACCTTGGTTATGGGCATACTCATGTTTCCCACTGTACAGTGTACACTTTCACAGGTTTTCGCTACATCTGCATGAACTTCCCCTTAACATAACAAAATCGGTGTGTACCTCTCCTCGGTGCCCCCCCAAATCGTCATGCCTGTCTCCGCACAGCTGGAGCTCTTTATGGTCTGCTGTCTGATTGGAGGCTGGCTCAGCTGATACAGTTtactgctttgtgtgtgtgtaaattcgCCCACATATTCAAGTACATGGTATGTGTACATTTTTGTTTCTCATCATTCCTCATTATCCTTTGTTAGCGGTGAGGAGGAGGTGGCCCATGGTATGAAGGTGTGGAGGAAGGCGCTGACTGAAGTGCGTAGTGCTGCCCAGTTGGCCATGTGTATTCAGCAACTGCAGAAGTCTATCGCCTGGGAGAGGTCAATTATGAAAGTGGTGAGCAGCATATTTCCACcccactaaataaaaaataaaaaaatctatttaggAATTGTACACTCGTTTATAATTAatgcacttgttttttttttagtattgcCAGATGTGCAGGAAGGGGGATAATGAGGACCTCCTCCTGCTGTGTGATGGCTGTGACAAAGGCTGCCACACTTACTGTCACAAACCCAAGATCACCTGTATCCCAGAGGGAGACTGGTACTGCCCGGCCTGCATATCCAAGGTATCAGAGCCATCTGTAATGCACTGGCATCTCTCTGCAGTTTATCGCTTGTAGAGAGAATACTGGCTTGATATTTGtgcatgtatttctttttatttacatcTTCCTCTGAAAAAAATATCCACACCATATACAACATTTGCTAATGTTGGTATGTGACAGCCGCAACAGATttgatttttgtatttaaactgTCGGAAGGATGATATTTTTGCACCAGCCCTCGCAATCGTTTTCATGCACTTTTTAAGAAATCTTATTTCAAGTATTTGGGGGATTTTTAATGCCTTTATTTGAAAGTAGACAATAGAGAGGTGATGGAaataaggggagagagagagagagagaatacaacAAAGGTCCTAAGCCTTCAAAACAACTGCAGGGATTATACAATTCCTGTTTTATTACGTTTGCTTTCAACTTTTATTGTCTGCAGAATGGATTTGGCCTTTACAATAAAACTCTCCATTCATATTCATAAAATTCTGAGAAACAACATATTTTATGTCAAGATCAACAGAATGTTTTTATGTAGATGTGGTCAGGGAAGGAACAAATCTTTTTGGTGGTGTAAGAAACGACAAATTGAACTAATAGTTTAGAAAAGGCCAATATTAACATGATAAACACTATACGATTAGTTTTAATTGTACCACACCTCAGAGAATTCATTCTTCACTCTGTGCAGGCAAGTGGCCCATCTCCCAAAAACAGAAAACCTCCAAGCAAACCAGTAGCATCCAGCGCAGGAGGTGGTAAGAAAGGTGGAGAGGGGAAGAAGAACGTGAAGCAGGCAGGTAACGGGGAAGTATCGGAGGAGGACCCGGCCAGCGCCAGCAGCACGCCCAAGAAAGCAGCGAAAGACACCAGCAGGAAGAGGAAAACCGAGGAGAGCGCACCTGCTCTGCAAGCAGCCAATCAGGAgagccctgtgtgtgtgaagcGAGCCAAGACAGCTAGAGACAACAACAGGGACCTGGGATTATGCAGGTATGTGTCCCTGGCTTGTTCACACTTGTCTTTCTGTTGAATCCTTCTCTTATTTATCACCCTTTTCTAATCACTTGTACAGTCGCTGCCATCTCCTGCAGGACTGTATCAAGTCGTTGCAGGgagctgatgttttttttctctttatcaGTAGATAAGATTATTTTGCGGTTGAACCATGAGATTAAAGGACTTCTTGTAACAAATCAAATTTTGCCTTTTCCAGCTATCAGCTATGAGCCTAGTTAATTTTTGGCTCGTGCTGGTTGGCATTAGCCtatacaaaaacacattacGAAACCCCTTACATCAAATATACGTTTTAAATTGCCCCTAActcattttttttgtccaaaGTCAGTTGAAACAAGCTGCAAGCACAAAACGGACATTATCAtcaccttttaagttgatatgatgatctatttacacatccagtgGACATGGAGCAACATTCTCATTCATTACGAGTTGGGTTTGtgtcaagttaatgaatataaaaattgaatattcacttttctttagctctgttttcgctctctaccaactccaccaaaATGTGAACCATACAATAAAGTTGGGggccataaaaccaaaacagtgaGCTGAAAGACTCTAGTAaagctctgtagagctgaggggaactgcagagtcgattgttgttgttgttgataattctctgtgggtttgttACTACCGGCGACATGTATATTGAtccagtgttgtagtcgagaccacctaaaccgagaccaagtcatcaccaagaccagtgTATCGAGACCacgtcaagaccaagaccagacgaGTGCGAGTTACACACTGCACGACACGATCAAATGTGGAAAATGCTAACCATAGGCACTCCTCAAATTGATCTGAATGAGCCACATtcccataaaaaaaacacagaaaacaaattagGAAATTTTCACCAAAATTCATTCACCTCTTTTATTGCCATAAGTGTATTACGAGAAAAGCCTTGATAAAATAATCCAAaaggcagttgtggtcttgaccggtcttgaaatgaaatccagagtcctctttatctgagaccgagacaagacagAGTAAAAAAGCAGTCGATTCCGAGACGAGACCTTGAAAAAGTGGtctcaagaccaagaccaatcTCGACTACTACAGCACtgatttgatccattgttaaattaaaaatattgattatacagtccttccagaaaaatgctgagttttttgtgattgttgcgggcaaaaatccttgattatgcggcacgttttcttaaaaaatgcgatggaatatgcgggatatttaggcagttttatgtgatgaaattgcaggaacttgcaaataGTTtggtgaaaaagagaaaaaaaagtggatcataatcgcgttttttctggagggacttcCCAGTGAAAGACAACTTGTCATTGTGATACCCACAACTTTTCTGTGTCTAACCATATGCGtgcttatttgtgtgtgttcataagGGTACTCCTTGCTGAGTTGGAGCGGCATCAGGATGCATGGCCTTTTCTCACACCCGTCAACCTGAAATCGGTCCCTGGCTACAGGAAGGTCATCAAGAAACCGATGGACTTCTCCACCATACGTGAGAAGCTTGTGAGCAGCCAGTAAGTTCCCGTCACTtctgtttgttctttttcttctgaAAGCCTTCAGGGCGTTTCCACAGAAatttattaattacatttttttttatttatttcaggtatCAAAACCTGGAGACTTTCATCATTGATGTCAACTTGGTCTTTGATAACTGTGAAAAATACAATGAAGACAATTCGGACATTGGTCGAGCTGGTCATAACATGAGGAAGTTCTTTGAGAAGCGCTG carries:
- the baz2ba gene encoding bromodomain adjacent to zinc finger domain protein 2B isoform X4, with product MESGERLASPAPTLSAARTSSPAASSSSSSSSSSSSPAPHSKSSMAPSPSALGSTLSTSGRLFGAAGEQPFIGSTLSSAFPLVNHPAFGALYSTGAGRPEFGGLGSLGMSAALAAHPQLGALSAEWWRAAEAHGRGAAAFLPSFISFPPFFTPHIQPNHSASPVQIRMPSKNSHAPPKGVNGAVNGSGVCPPTTQSGSFSASPAPVQASTKPSKKSDPSDSHRSSPKSNPDLVEKPIHKTKEKKQRKKPADTCVASNSESGTSSDSSSDGSLSSDLEDLAEDDEDDDDDDEDDEEEDKQSELSDSEKRTRKKTKVLIPGTGTAKTDRPLSGELHDKKDTQAHKVSSKPPNLVPLPCSASPPALSQTALLALHSSRSWTESPQQHFSVIQSTGLAANSKPLALLSQPRRESSPSSSPIALTTSPKALSSTASPKPPKLLPSSSPQHLPLSLCSSPKPHSVPSPPHSTFPLSTSAKPFGLTSSATSSQKSSLKPPRRTVPGSGKSNKKKQLEASLAQINEFRLKQTLMSQGQTFPAELKKQQQGPNKSPKRTSLSSSPLPPAPPPPPQNNHSNLFLSSALLGLPEPHHPNGVIQSITQDAPLALITKPRKDSASHGKSPQCDSDAGSMPVNLSTGASRTQTTAHSGPPSQPSTTSPHVAGHGSRKNKTTKGKGQTPGLGQTPGLGQADPLAAWKGFSQNHLVQSLVDLFRGGEPGIGIPGVSIPGVGIPGVGIPGTCNPTAGLPANKESDDSGDDDDDEDDDLEEEEEEEEDEEDSDDSLSESDSNSDSDISGKKVKELKLLPSGSSKKEMTPRRLTKGPELLNTSTNHTATSCSPLNLQVIKTPTIVTSSSALAYHSSPGSSSYSLASPLGLGKRKRVMDEKELMIPLELGWRRETRIKSVAGRSQGEVAYYGPCGKKLRQYPDVMKYLSRNGISGITRDNFSFSAKIRVGDFYEAREGPQGLQWSLLNEEEVIPHILAMEGRRGRPPSSDRQLAGEGGKGSRRRKGRPPNVGDPLVPEGPSPSEVKLLRKLEAQEIARQAAQMKLMRKLEKQALARAAKEARKQQAIMAAEERRKQKEQIKILKQQEKIKRIQQIRMEKELRAQQILEAKRRKKEEAANAKILEAEKRIKEKELRRQQAEILKHQELERHRLDMVWERERRRQHIMLMKAVEARKKAEERERLRQEKRDEKRLNKERKLEQRRLELEIARELKKPNEDMCLSDHKPLPEFSRIPGLILPGRAVSDCLMLMQFLRGFGKVLGLDLNADVPTLGMLQEGLLNVGDSMGQVQDLLVKLLSLAVCDPGLPPGQKTKTMLGDHLTNVGINRDNVSEVLQMYMGAHCANTELAPLALSLKTKAFQAHKPTQKASILGFLANELACSKAVISEIDKNLDQMANMRKDKIIMEGKLKKLRTIHAKRTGRREASMGVEENQSIGTPSSAAKRKRKLGGDSDDDDDDDDDSDDQAEEEEDEEEEEMKKVKKVETYDEDEVDQATSLEELEKQIEKLAKQHHQTRRKLFEISHSLRSMMYGQDRYRRRYWVLPHCGGVFIEAMESGEAPEELEEERQRRRRAAEEVQVKEEPQEIELQKENATNLDGQSIRTQGLEQENEEEKERKKNATALFYQQPGYDSKLCTFRDDSKDVGKDTVMAEDKESHHVRQNGSPVGTPVVTSTVTSPSPIHNTSEPAVAKKTSMVTIKDTTNIPPLASTSLSVPCLPVPLESPGNTPPTSSPYLSFQANDQLLRVLTERSGHWFSLLPRNPCDVTSITTTPPAAPRVSPQATSTPARPRSPPQSPALPLTPSAASASASPHHPAGLLNYPLSALQVKAGASLLGVSFGSWPCGMISPSLPLCSSPSPSPMLGHSLEGNTTASVSSKSESPLPRIEKTSSIPSPTLEMPKSLDHTTPRPIPDEMLTGWWRVSDIEELRALVGALHSRGMREKGLQRQMQKYTEIIPQVCTKHKDVAMIELHELEESQVSVESVRGWCVEEQAMEMDIAVLQQVEELERKVTAASLQVKGWTFPDPQSEREDLVYYEHKPLTKLTPASANGGDKDPKEHPEERGEKGGVMRHLDNPLDIAVTRLADLERNIERRYLRSPLGTTIQIRLDNVGTVTVPAPAPSTSADREGGEEEVAHGMKVWRKALTEVRSAAQLAMCIQQLQKSIAWERSIMKVYCQMCRKGDNEDLLLLCDGCDKGCHTYCHKPKITCIPEGDWYCPACISKASGPSPKNRKPPSKPVASSAGGGKKGGEGKKNVKQAGNGEVSEEDPASASSTPKKAAKDTSRKRKTEESAPALQAANQESPVCVKRAKTARDNNRDLGLCRVLLAELERHQDAWPFLTPVNLKSVPGYRKVIKKPMDFSTIREKLVSSQYQNLETFIIDVNLVFDNCEKYNEDNSDIGRAGHNMRKFFEKRWTELLKQTN